A genomic region of Magnolia sinica isolate HGM2019 chromosome 6, MsV1, whole genome shotgun sequence contains the following coding sequences:
- the LOC131248226 gene encoding transcription factor MYBS3-like isoform X2 — MTRRCSHCSHNGHNSRTCPNRGVKIFGVRLTDGSIRKSASMGNLTHYAGSNGSNSNNPGSPAETHEPGAAADGYASEDFVQGSCSASCRERKKGVPWTEDEHRMFLLGLQKLGKGDWRGISRNFVVSRTPTQVASHAQKYFIRQTNVTRRKRRSSLFDMSADTPMVSQDLFPINHQQPETESKQLPSPPALDEECESMDSTNSNDGEAVTPKPESSPCSYPVIFPAYFSPFFPFSFPFWPGYTAETMGKETHEIVKPTAIHSKDSINVDELVGMSKLSLGESLGQTAPSSLSLKLLEGSSRQSAFHANPGTSSSTMKSSSSPIHAV; from the exons ATGACGAGGAGATGCTCGCATTGTAGCCACAATGGCCACAATTCAAGAACCTGCCCCAACAGAGGGGTCAAGATCTTTGGCGTCCGATTAACGGACGGATCGATCCGGAAGAGCGCCAGCATGGGCAATCTGACCCACTACGCCGGATCGAACGGTAGCAACAGCAACAACCCGGGCTCTCCGGCcgagactcatgagccaggcgcCGCCGCTGACGGTTACGCATCAGAGGATTTCGTGCAGGGTTCCTGCTCTGCTAGTTGCCGGGAGCGAAAAAAAG gTGTGCCATGGACTGAAGATGAACACAGGATGTTTCTACTTGGCCTGCAGAAGCTGGGGAAAGGTGATTGGAGAGGGATATCCCGCAATTTCGTAGTGTCGAGGACACCCACTCAGGTGGCTAGTCATGCTCAGAAATATTTCATCCGTCAGACCAATGTTACCAGGAGAAAGAGACGCTCCAGCCTCTTCGATATG TCTGCCGACACTCCTATGGTATCACAGGATCTCTTCCCCATCAACCATCAACAACCTGAAACAGAAAGCAAGCAGCTGCCATCTCCTCCAGCCTTGGACGAAGAATGCGAGTCCATGGATTCTACCAACTCCAATGATGGAGAAGCTGTTACTCCAAAGCCAGAAAGCTCACCTTGCAGCTATCCAGTAATATTCCCTGCTtatttttcaccatttttcccGTTTTCATTCCCATTCTGGCCAGGCTACACGGCAGAGACAATGGGAAAAGAGACACATGAAATCGTCAAGCCGACGGCTATACACTCAAAGGATTCAATCAATGTTGACGAGCTGGTTGGCATGTCTAAACTTAGCCTTGGGGAGTCCCTTGGTCAAACAGCCCCTTCATCCCTCTCACTAAAACTGCTCGAAGGTTCGTCTAGACAATCAGCCTTCCATGCGAATCCAGGCACGAGCAGCTCGACCATGAAGTCAAGCAGCAGTCCTATCCATGCCGTCTAA
- the LOC131248226 gene encoding transcription factor MYBS3-like isoform X1, which produces MTRRCSHCSHNGHNSRTCPNRGVKIFGVRLTDGSIRKSASMGNLTHYAGSNGSNSNNPGSPAETHEPGAAADGYASEDFVQGSCSASCRERKKGVPWTEDEHRMFLLGLQKLGKGDWRGISRNFVVSRTPTQVASHAQKYFIRQTNVTRRKRRSSLFDMVADESADTPMVSQDLFPINHQQPETESKQLPSPPALDEECESMDSTNSNDGEAVTPKPESSPCSYPVIFPAYFSPFFPFSFPFWPGYTAETMGKETHEIVKPTAIHSKDSINVDELVGMSKLSLGESLGQTAPSSLSLKLLEGSSRQSAFHANPGTSSSTMKSSSSPIHAV; this is translated from the exons ATGACGAGGAGATGCTCGCATTGTAGCCACAATGGCCACAATTCAAGAACCTGCCCCAACAGAGGGGTCAAGATCTTTGGCGTCCGATTAACGGACGGATCGATCCGGAAGAGCGCCAGCATGGGCAATCTGACCCACTACGCCGGATCGAACGGTAGCAACAGCAACAACCCGGGCTCTCCGGCcgagactcatgagccaggcgcCGCCGCTGACGGTTACGCATCAGAGGATTTCGTGCAGGGTTCCTGCTCTGCTAGTTGCCGGGAGCGAAAAAAAG gTGTGCCATGGACTGAAGATGAACACAGGATGTTTCTACTTGGCCTGCAGAAGCTGGGGAAAGGTGATTGGAGAGGGATATCCCGCAATTTCGTAGTGTCGAGGACACCCACTCAGGTGGCTAGTCATGCTCAGAAATATTTCATCCGTCAGACCAATGTTACCAGGAGAAAGAGACGCTCCAGCCTCTTCGATATGGTAGCTGATGAA TCTGCCGACACTCCTATGGTATCACAGGATCTCTTCCCCATCAACCATCAACAACCTGAAACAGAAAGCAAGCAGCTGCCATCTCCTCCAGCCTTGGACGAAGAATGCGAGTCCATGGATTCTACCAACTCCAATGATGGAGAAGCTGTTACTCCAAAGCCAGAAAGCTCACCTTGCAGCTATCCAGTAATATTCCCTGCTtatttttcaccatttttcccGTTTTCATTCCCATTCTGGCCAGGCTACACGGCAGAGACAATGGGAAAAGAGACACATGAAATCGTCAAGCCGACGGCTATACACTCAAAGGATTCAATCAATGTTGACGAGCTGGTTGGCATGTCTAAACTTAGCCTTGGGGAGTCCCTTGGTCAAACAGCCCCTTCATCCCTCTCACTAAAACTGCTCGAAGGTTCGTCTAGACAATCAGCCTTCCATGCGAATCCAGGCACGAGCAGCTCGACCATGAAGTCAAGCAGCAGTCCTATCCATGCCGTCTAA
- the LOC131248226 gene encoding transcription factor MYBS3-like isoform X3: MTRRCSHCSHNGHNSRTCPNRGVKIFGVRLTDGSIRKSASMGNLTHYAGSNGSNSNNPGSPAETHEPGAAADGYASEDFVQGSCSASCRERKKGVPWTEDEHRMFLLGLQKLGKGDWRGISRNFVVSRTPTQVASHAQKYFIRQTNVTRRKRRSSLFDMVADEDLFPINHQQPETESKQLPSPPALDEECESMDSTNSNDGEAVTPKPESSPCSYPVIFPAYFSPFFPFSFPFWPGYTAETMGKETHEIVKPTAIHSKDSINVDELVGMSKLSLGESLGQTAPSSLSLKLLEGSSRQSAFHANPGTSSSTMKSSSSPIHAV, from the exons ATGACGAGGAGATGCTCGCATTGTAGCCACAATGGCCACAATTCAAGAACCTGCCCCAACAGAGGGGTCAAGATCTTTGGCGTCCGATTAACGGACGGATCGATCCGGAAGAGCGCCAGCATGGGCAATCTGACCCACTACGCCGGATCGAACGGTAGCAACAGCAACAACCCGGGCTCTCCGGCcgagactcatgagccaggcgcCGCCGCTGACGGTTACGCATCAGAGGATTTCGTGCAGGGTTCCTGCTCTGCTAGTTGCCGGGAGCGAAAAAAAG gTGTGCCATGGACTGAAGATGAACACAGGATGTTTCTACTTGGCCTGCAGAAGCTGGGGAAAGGTGATTGGAGAGGGATATCCCGCAATTTCGTAGTGTCGAGGACACCCACTCAGGTGGCTAGTCATGCTCAGAAATATTTCATCCGTCAGACCAATGTTACCAGGAGAAAGAGACGCTCCAGCCTCTTCGATATGGTAGCTGATGAA GATCTCTTCCCCATCAACCATCAACAACCTGAAACAGAAAGCAAGCAGCTGCCATCTCCTCCAGCCTTGGACGAAGAATGCGAGTCCATGGATTCTACCAACTCCAATGATGGAGAAGCTGTTACTCCAAAGCCAGAAAGCTCACCTTGCAGCTATCCAGTAATATTCCCTGCTtatttttcaccatttttcccGTTTTCATTCCCATTCTGGCCAGGCTACACGGCAGAGACAATGGGAAAAGAGACACATGAAATCGTCAAGCCGACGGCTATACACTCAAAGGATTCAATCAATGTTGACGAGCTGGTTGGCATGTCTAAACTTAGCCTTGGGGAGTCCCTTGGTCAAACAGCCCCTTCATCCCTCTCACTAAAACTGCTCGAAGGTTCGTCTAGACAATCAGCCTTCCATGCGAATCCAGGCACGAGCAGCTCGACCATGAAGTCAAGCAGCAGTCCTATCCATGCCGTCTAA